In Brienomyrus brachyistius isolate T26 chromosome 19, BBRACH_0.4, whole genome shotgun sequence, one DNA window encodes the following:
- the LOC125714602 gene encoding uncharacterized protein LOC125714602 → MKEKPMADQDGKKPSITTDSELPRKDTDPAGEKSESDKRMNVSTMEHSTVPSGDLIPFVCTNFDSLQQLKTMCLHLVISFCFCFCLSSHSSNIKVHMLVAGETFNVHKTFMKKLNLQMELCSAESSSVILVFCPVVSRIGTDMEAAMARDTDNKPVILVLMHHCHHPSHMTNITVQPCRSNIVQVVHCAFHVSKGLLRCRENEQAVAKVQAMLKKYK, encoded by the exons ATGAAGGAGAAGCCGATGGCTGACCAGGATGGCAAAAAGCCAAGCATCACCACCGACAGTGAGCTTCCTAGGAAGGACACTGATCCTGCTGGAGAGAAGAGTGAATCTGACAAAAGGATGAATGTATCAACAATGGAACATTCCACTGTCCCCTCTGGAG ATCTTATTCCGTTTGTTTGCACCAACTTCGACTCTCTGCAGCAACTGAAGACTATGTGCCTCCACTTG GTTATTTCCTTCTGCTTTTGCTTCTGTTTGTCAAGTCATTCCTCCAACA TTAAGGTTCACATGCTGGTTGCTGGAGAAACTTTCAATGTTCATAAGACCTTCATGAAAAAGCTGAACCTGCAGATGGAGCTCTGCAGTGCAGAGAGCAGCAGCGTCATACTGGTCTTCTGTCCTGTTGTGTCTCGGATTGGGACagacatggaggcagccatggccAGAGATACAG ATAACAAACCTGTCATCCTGGTGCTCATGCACCACTGTCACCaccccagtcacatgaccaacaTCACAGTGCAACCATGCAGGAGCAACATAGTGCAAGTCGTCCACTGCGCCTTCCATGTATCTAAAGGGCTGCTGCGATGCCGGGAAAATGAACAGGCAGTTGCTAAGGTGCAAGCGATGCTGAAGAAATACAAGTGA